The genomic stretch TATATTTTGCATGCAACGGTCTTATTACGACCATGGCCCTAGCCCATGAATGGAGTCATTATGCAATCCAGTGGAAAGGACTGCGTGTCTCTGCCGAGCCAATGGGCTCACAACGAAGCACGTACTTCCTCTCTCTACCCTATCGCTACGCCATTCCGTTCATTATCTCGTCGACGCTCGTGCACTGGCTCATCTCCGAGagccttttccttgtcatgATTGAAGCGTACACGGTGGGTATGGAGCGAGATCCCACCAACGATATCATAACCTGTGGGTATTCGGCAGTCGCCATTGTTGCAACCATTTCGGTTGGAGCTGTCGCCCTTGGTGCTCTTATCGGATTGAGCTTCAAACGGTTCAAGTCTGGAATGCCGGTCACCGGGAGCTGTAGTCTGGCTCTTGCAGCCTCGTGTCATGCCAATACGAGTCCAGCGGACCTTTCTCAGGAAGATGAATCAGTGTTGCCGCTTCAATGGGGTGAggtgggagggaagggaCCCGTGAGACATTGCACCTTTTCAAGTGCAGAAGTGCAAATTCCACAGCATGGCTGGGTTTATCAATAAGGTACATATTCAAATAGCGAAATAATCTGTCTCTACGGTGCTAAAAGTGGCGGTCTAGTTGCATGTAGCAGATCTTACAGTTCCACAAACaagctttttttctttgctcgtTAAGTTCCTCTTGCGTCTTTTGGTGACTCCCCCTCTGGTGAATTTCATCTCCACGTCCATTTCATGCTTCGAGAAACGGCAGCctatgaatatatatagaaattatATGCGACAATAATAATTCTGTCTCATATATAAAAAGGCCCGGAAGAGTAATTTGAATAACTACCCCTGCGCCGGAAGCATCTTCTGCACACGTTTCACCAAGCTCTGTTCAAACTGCTCTACCCCTTTGTTCTGTTCCTTGAGCTTTCCGCCCTTCAGGACGTACACAGCTCGCCTTCGGCTCTGAGACTCGTCCATCTCTTCGTCAATACCCTCAAAGTCATCGTCCAGTTGATGTTCCTCGTCACGTTTGCCTTCTATGACCGAACGGACCAGGAACCGATCATGTGATACTAAGAGAATCGCCCCGTTGAAAGAAGATAGCGCAGATGCGAGGGCTGTAACAGTATGGAAATCCAGATGGGTAGTGATTTCGTCTAAGACGAGCAAATGTGGAGAATTCCAAATGACTTTCGCCAATGCTAAACGGACCTGTTACCGAATTTAATTAGCATACGTTTGATCATGGGTATTTATACGTCTTTTGTGCTCACAAGTTGACCGCCGGATAGACGAGACACAGGTACATCGGAGGCGATTCGGCCCTGGAGACCCAAGCTTGATAGCAAACCCCTCAGGTGACCTTCACTCATTATCCCATCAGTTTCCTTAGCCATAAGGCCTAATGCGGTTAAGTTAGGGTCAGCTTGACCCTGTTCTTGCAGGTCCTCTATTGAGTGCTGTGCATAGTAGCCGAGTTTTAGTCTCGAATGTGTTGATATCTTTCCCTTAGTCGGCAACGCATTTCCAACAAGGAGACGGATCAATGTGGACTTTCCGCATCCATTGAGACCCATGAGGCCAACTCGATCCCCCATATGCATGACAAGGTCCACTCCATCCAATACTGGTGCTCCATTCGGCTTATACTTGAAAACAATCCCTTCCGCAGAAATAAGCGGGCCTGGATACCGCAGCTCCGTGGCGTCAGGTAGGATCAATGAAGTACCCTTTTCGTCTGTCGGGACCTCGATCTCTTCTCGAGAACTCGAATGCCATCCAGCTCGGTCTCGATTCAGTTTGAACCGCCCTCCTGTCGCACTCACTTGGACGCCCATCCTGTCATCCAGTTTCTTTTGCCGCGACTTAGCCATACGCAATTTGTTATCatcatttgttttcttccctgtcttGGTTGTTTCACGAATGGTTGCTTCCATGTGAGCAATCTGGCGCTCTTGTGCCTCCTTCATACGACCCCAGTACAACTTTTGTTCTTCAAAATCTTTCTCGTAGGCCGACAAATTACCTTTGAAGTATGTGAACTTCTGATCCCTTAGAATGATGATCTCTTCGCAGACGGCATTTACGAAGTCCCTATCGTGGGAAACCAAGATTATAGTGGTCTGTGACGTGTCCTTCAGCTGCCGGAGATAGTTCTCAAGCCAAACTACTCCTAGCAAGTCCAAGAAATTTGTCGGTTCATCGAGGATCATGAAATCTGGGCTCTGGATAAGGACACTTGCCAGCATGCATCGCATACGCCAGCCTCCGGATAAGGTTAGGAATGGTTTATCGAACGTGGTCTCGTGGAAGCCTAAACCAATCAGAATTTGACGCGCCTGTTGTTCAATATCGACCACTTTCATCTAGTTGCGTAGAACTCAGTGGCTGTCAAAATGTTCTCGATCACTTCTGTACTTACAGCCTCGAATTGAGCTTGAAGGTCTTGCAGTGTATCTACCGCAGCCTGCGTGTCTTCTTTGACTGTATCGGCATCGATTAATTCTTTCTCCTGGTTCAGTCTATAAAAATCAGATAGTGCACAAAATCTGTCAACCGGAGCGACTTACATTTCTAGTGAGGCTTGGAACTTGTTCTCGGCAGCTTTGAGGTCCTTCCGCGCCTGTAGGCCCCTGGCTCCGCTCTTCAAGCTCGCATTCTTCTGGGCGAGAAACAGCTCTTTTTCAGCCTTGTCATGACGGACTTTGCGAATAGCGCTGACCGGTTGCATCGGGTCCTCTGTCTCGAAGGCCTTGGACAGGActtgtatataatattatcAGACCCGACGTGAAAAGTCAACAAATCCAGTAGATGAATAGGTGGCTTACAGTTCATCTTCTGAACCACTTCATTCCGGGAATGATCACTGCTCAAAACATATTGAAGGACTGTCTTGTGTTTGTtttctgcttcctcggcgGCAAAGTCCTTGACGTCCTCTTCCGACGCGGTCTCTGTCTGTTGCAAGATAGCTATCCGTGTCGAATGTGGAATTCCAGGGACGAGTTTGTCTGCCATAGCTCGCAAGAGCGCTGCAGGTAACATATATTAGCCTAACCACGTCACAAACCTTTATATCAttgcttttttcctttgcatgGTATATACGAAAGCAATGCTTACTTGACTTTCCAGTCCCATTCCGACCTATCAGCCCATAGTGTACGCCTGCCTTCAGCCGCAGATGAGCATCTGAGATAAGTTCTCTTGTATCTGGCTTTCCCTTGGTTTTCCCTCTGggcttcggcttcgaagGATCCTCCGGAGTATCCCGTGATGAAGAGACGGCGATGGTGAGGCCCTCTACATCAATCTTTGGTGTCACAGCATTAGTCCACGCCGGTAAAGAGAGATCTTGCAGCGGAGTACCTCCTGAGTTGGCCTAtcatcaagcagatggaACCGAGTCTGTTTGCAAGTTGCGAGAATGGACGACTTCATGTTCAAAGTAGTTATCAGACGTCGAGTATTTCAATCAAACACGCAAGCGGTAGGAATAAGTTCAAAGGAGACTTTGATGGAGGACATATAtgattgatgaaaaggaCAATCTCATTACTACACATGTTACCCTACATCTGATATAAAGTAACAGGTCTGTGGGAAATTAAGGCCCAACTCGTAAGGGGTTACATTGAGATAAGTAGTGCATTCTTTGGTGCAAACATAATGGATAAAACTTCATTCTCCACAAGGGATACTGAGTCACTTGGATGGTCATAGTGAGCAACGTTGTCCCAGAAAGCAGGAGAGAGAACGTCGGAGTCCCGAAAAGGAATAGCCGCTTCCCACTGGCCTGAGGAATCAACTGGAGGCTCAGGCTCGTATTGCTCGCAACGATATGATGGTGAGCATTTTGCCGAGGTCATCAATGCGCTTTTTATGTGGCAATGTGGACACCATGACTCATCCATGAGTCATGGTATTGATTGGTTCCATTGCAGTCGAGTAAGTAGATCGATTCAAGCTACGTATTCAAAAGCAGTTGGAAGCGTAAGATTGATATGGGTCCTCCTGCAGTAGTATCATTTCTCATCCGGTAGCAAATACGCACTGCACTGTCTCTGTGCTAAAGGCTGCCTGTCCTGTCTTTCTGTGCAGCCAGCAACGTTCGTCGATGTCGAATGACTATAAGCATTTGCAATAAAGACAGCAGAACTCCAATGGTTTAGTGGATAAAGAATAGTTGAAAATGATTATTCGCCTTATCCAATATGAAGACAGCCCAATGGCGTCAATCCAGCTGAAGGTCTGACCGACAACCCACCTTCAGACTAATCGTCccttctgttgctgttgattGGAATCTTGAATTTTTCAGCTGAAAGATGATGGTGGGTAATCACGGCTGAAGCGGGGTCCTGCGGGGTATTTTTGCACATACCGCCTTGCACTGCCAATGTAGCTGAAAAGTATAAGAGACAGCAGATGATATAAATTGATACTCCGGCCAGATTACTTGGATTCTCGTGTCTAACCTCCCCATCCTGCCAAACCTTTCGATTCTATACCATAGAAATCACCTACCGTGAATTCTTCAGAGAATCTCTTGCCCAAGATGCCTGTTACAGCTATCGAATCGTAAGTAGTGTTAAAGATCTTTATCTTCCTCGGACGAGATTGTTCAGCGCTAATGGTGATAACATGGTAGATACCAACAGTTCCAGGAGCTTATCACCGGTGATAAGCCTGTTTTAATTGATTTCTGGGCAACATGGTGTGGACCTTGCAGAGCAATCTCCCCTGTTTTTGAGGAAATGTCAAACGCCGAGGGCTTTGATAATGTCGGGTTTTATAAAGTTGATGTCGATGCACAAGAACAAATTGCCCAAGAAGTTGGTATTAGAGCAATGCCTACTTTCATGCTCTTTCGCAATGGTGCCAAAGTTGGCGATCTGGTTGGAGCTAATAGCCAAGGATTGACAGAGCTTGTTAAAAAGGCAACTGCTCTCCCCTAAAGCGCAAGCAAGACACTCCGCATTGCCCGTATTGTTCTATGACACCGGTTgcagtgaagaagggaggggCAAGTGATTGTATCTAATTCTAAATGCCTTTATCAGATCTCCCGCTAAAAGGAGCTATATGGCTTAGCATCTCGTTTTTTTAGCAACATTTCGTAGAATTTACTGCTCGAGTTCCGAACTTGGAATCGAGTCTTGAATATCGAACAGAGTCTGAGTCGAACTTATGAGTAAAAGCTATCCCATGTCTTGCCATATGACTACTAAGGTGTCTTTACATTGATTGGGATAATAGCAAAGAGTGTCAAGGTTTACAGGCCTGTTTAGCGATTGTCTGTAACGATCAAACATAAGTTCATAGCTAGAGCTAGGTACTATGATATACAGGTTCATAAAGGAACCATCAGTATGAGTCCCGTGTTGGTATAAAAACTTAACAAGCTCAGACGAACACTGCATTATATCTTCCGCATTAATCTATCCTAGTCTTTGTCTAACCGGCCTAGAATGACGTTGATAACACCATTGCCATATACAATCGAAGATGCAGCTAATCAATCGAATTAACCAATCTCGCTTCTAGACTCGCCACTCGATCGTTATGACACAAGCAGTCACATAGACTGTCTAACAATATACAGACCAGAAGCATGTTCTAAATCTCGAGAAATGATCATAGCCCATAGCAATCTGGCCTTCCATTGACTTGCAGGGTGTGTACTGTTCCTACAGATACTCGTGTATACGTAGCAGAACAATTGCATCAATGCAATCATGAATTGAGTTTCCCCTCGGTAAGTTACGTGAACTCAAAAACAGCCGAGCAAACAGTCGATTTGTTAAGTTCTTGTGTAATACCTAAGGATTACATCGCTCGACGTTATCATGATGATATAGCTTCCCGAGCCATGTTTACAATCTAGCAAACCGTGGGGCGACGGACGGATGTTTAAGATGTTGGTagaccaaaaccaaaccctGCATCTCTAACCAGATAGGGTACTACCTCTTGCATCACATATCGATCATATCTTGCAACACCGACGTCAAGCGGGTATACCATGACCTCACATCGCTCATGTATAGGGACTCGAGAAGTATAAGAATGGCAGAAGCGAACCGCTACTAGGAGTGTTATATCGAAGCATACAATAGCAACACTGATACAGAGTCATCAATTACCAaactattttatatattattctattcATCAATTCATAATGGCCTCGAACACGAACCCCGGAAACTTCAGCAACCGTCCCCACGAGGAGGTTGAGAACATTGCCCGCAAGGGTGGTCAGAGCTCCCACTCGGGAGGGTTTGCCAGCATGGACCCTGAGAAGCAGGTAGGTTTCTCGTCGATCACATTACTTTCATAGGTACTCATGCCATCGCCAGAGAAACATCGCTTCCAAGGGTGGACAGGCTTCGAGCGGAAGCTTCAAACCCGGTGATCCTAGAGCCCGTGAGGCTGGCCAGAAGGGCGGTTCGAGAACTCAATACGATATGGACCAGCCCGAGGAGTAAACAAGTCTCGGTTGTTACCATATTACTTgcgttgttgatgatatgaATGACATTGTATACTGTACTGTACGGTACCTTGAACGAAATCTTGTTAACATGACAATGTACCGATGAGATAATTAACACCGGAAACGGCATGTCATTGCCCTCACATATTCCTCCTTTCAGGCTCTTGCAACATTATCAATATTCCTCATGATAAATGCCATCATTGTGTAGTAGACATTGGTAGAAATGATGTCCAACCGACGTATGAGTCTCCACATCACCCAGCCACAGCCAATAAAACGTCAGCAATGCATCACCACAAATTATCCGTTTTCAATCAAGATACAAACCCACAACTTGTCATCCGATGTCAGTTTTCTTTCACCTTAACTGAGAATCTTGGGATGGTATGTAGTGGCAATTAAGAAATGGTGTTGCCTTCCCGAGAGAACTACACTGCCACACTCGACCAGCTGCTTTTAGAATTAGCTTACGACATGGTGACCGGCGTATACGAGCTGCATCAACCACtagtttcttctttctctgtctttaTTTTTGGCAATGTTGCAAGACACGTTCTTGGGTTTTAGGTTGGAACGGCGATGGGATATTCGTATTCGATCTCATGATCTTCTATCGTGATGTGACATGACAGCCTTTGGACCTCCGACGGTAACCCGATGTTCACCCGAtggatatatacatatcGTGTTTACTATTGGACCACGGTTACTTCATGTTTCTTGTCTAGTGTTCGTTCATGTGCTTTTTCGTAAATATGCTTTGATTTGTCTGGCAGACCATATgtagaaatatatatcatgcAGAAGCAGAAATGATCCATAGCCACCGTGCACCACATGTGAGTAATGCAAAATAGTGAAACAGTCAAGTCTTCAAGTTGA from Aspergillus oryzae RIB40 DNA, chromosome 1 encodes the following:
- a CDS encoding ABC-F family ATP-binding cassette domain-containing protein (ATPase components of ABC transporters with duplicated ATPase domains): MGRLDTRIQVIWPEYQFISSAVSYTFQLHWQCKAANSGGTPLQDLSLPAWTNAVTPKIDVEGLTIAVSSSRDTPEDPSKPKPRGKTKGKPDTRELISDAHLRLKAGVHYGLIGRNGTGKSTLLRAMADKLVPGIPHSTRIAILQQTETASEEDVKDFAAEEAENKHKTVLQYVLSSDHSRNEVVQKMNLVDIEQQARQILIGLGFHETTFDKPFLTLSGGWRMRCMLASVLIQSPDFMILDEPTNFLDLLGVVWLENYLRQLKDTSQTTIILVSHDRDFVNAVCEEIIILRDQKFTYFKGNLSAYEKDFEEQKLYWGRMKEAQERQIAHMEATIRETTKTGKKTNDDNKLRMAKSRQKKLDDRMGVQVSATGGRFKLNRDRAGWHSSSREEIEVPTDEKGTSLILPDATELRYPGPLISAEGIVFKYKPNGAPVLDGVDLVMHMGDRVGLMGLNGCGKSTLIRLLVGNALPTKGKISTHSRLKLGYYAQHSIEDLQEQGQADPNLTALGLMAKETDGIMSEGHLRGLLSSLGLQGRIASDVPVSRLSGGQLVRLALAKVIWNSPHLLVLDEITTHLDFHTVTALASALSSFNGAILLVSHDRFLVRSVIEGKRDEEHQLDDDFEGIDEEMDESQSRRRAVYVLKGGKLKEQNKGVEQFEQSLVKRVQKMLPAQG
- a CDS encoding thioredoxin family protein (thioredoxin) — translated: MPVTAIESYQQFQELITGDKPVLIDFWATWCGPCRAISPVFEEMSNAEGFDNVGFYKVDVDAQEQIAQEVGIRAMPTFMLFRNGAKVGDLVGANSQGLTELVKKATALP